A window of the Verrucomicrobiia bacterium genome harbors these coding sequences:
- a CDS encoding fasciclin domain-containing protein — MIQSNPLLRVLRTTLRGLVCLALIPILPIQSRAATLVEAAASNPDFSTLVTAVQAAGLIETLSGPGPFTVFAPNNAAFEKLPPGTVEALVADPVRLRSILLYHVVPGRVRSTDLVVGPVITAQGAAATITLEGGPRIDDADIIATNVEASNGVIHVLDSVILPPPTLVEIAAGNPDFSTLVTAVQAAGLVETLSGPGPFTVFAPNNAAFEKLPPGTVEALVADPVRLRSILLYHVVPGRVRSTDLVAGPVITAQGAAATITQEGDPRIDDADIIATNVEASNGVIHVLDSVILPPPTLVEIAAGNPDFSTLVTAVQAAGLAETLSGPGPFTVFAPNNAAFEKLPPGTVEALVADPDRLRHILLYHVRSGPRLRAADLTTGPVATLQGAPLQVVVGAAGVQVNQAVVLAANVEAGNGVLHVVDSVLLPGDGFPEVRLWALPTPDGATVVWPATAAAATLESAPSPGGPWSPVTAPVTATDGILKVSVDSDADELFFRLRE, encoded by the coding sequence ATGATACAAAGCAATCCACTGCTCCGAGTCCTCCGTACCACCCTGCGTGGGCTCGTGTGCCTCGCCCTCATTCCCATCCTGCCGATCCAGTCACGTGCGGCCACGCTGGTTGAGGCCGCCGCCAGCAACCCCGACTTCTCGACACTGGTGACAGCTGTTCAAGCGGCCGGCCTGATCGAAACGCTCTCCGGCCCGGGGCCCTTCACGGTATTCGCGCCCAACAACGCCGCCTTCGAAAAACTGCCACCGGGAACGGTGGAGGCCCTGGTCGCCGACCCCGTCCGGTTGCGAAGCATCCTGCTGTATCACGTGGTGCCCGGACGCGTACGCAGCACCGATCTCGTTGTCGGCCCGGTCATCACCGCCCAAGGCGCGGCCGCCACCATCACTCTGGAGGGAGGTCCAAGGATTGATGACGCCGACATCATCGCAACGAACGTCGAGGCCTCGAACGGGGTGATCCACGTCCTCGACTCGGTCATCCTGCCCCCGCCGACTCTGGTCGAGATTGCCGCCGGCAATCCCGACTTCTCGACCCTGGTGACCGCCGTTCAGGCGGCCGGCCTGGTCGAAACGCTCTCCGGCCCGGGGCCGTTCACCGTGTTCGCGCCCAACAACGCCGCCTTTGAAAAGCTGCCACCGGGAACGGTGGAGGCCCTGGTCGCCGACCCCGTCCGGTTGCGAAGCATCCTGCTGTATCACGTGGTGCCCGGACGCGTACGCAGCACCGACCTCGTTGCCGGCCCGGTCATCACCGCCCAAGGCGCGGCTGCCACCATCACTCAGGAGGGAGATCCAAGGATTGATGACGCCGACATCATCGCAACGAACGTCGAGGCCTCGAACGGGGTGATCCACGTCCTCGACTCGGTCATCCTGCCCCCGCCGACTCTGGTCGAGATTGCCGCCGGCAACCCCGATTTCTCGACCCTGGTGACCGCCGTGCAGGCGGCCGGCCTGGCCGAAACGCTCTCCGGCCCCGGGCCATTCACGGTGTTCGCGCCCAACAACGCCGCCTTCGAAAAGCTGCCACCGGGAACGGTGGAGGCCCTGGTCGCCGACCCTGACCGACTGCGGCACATCCTGCTCTATCACGTGCGCTCCGGACCCCGCCTGCGCGCTGCCGACCTCACCACCGGCCCCGTGGCCACCCTGCAGGGGGCCCCGCTGCAGGTCGTGGTCGGCGCCGCCGGAGTCCAGGTGAACCAGGCCGTGGTGCTGGCAGCGAATGTCGAGGCCGGCAATGGTGTGCTCCATGTCGTGGACTCGGTCCTTTTGCCCGGCGATGGATTCCCCGAGGTGCGGCTCTGGGCGCTGCCGACCCCGGATGGAGCAACCGTCGTCTGGCCCGCCACCGCGGCGGCCGCAACCCTCGAATCCGCCCCCAGCCCGGGCGGGCCCTGGTCACCAGTGACCGCTCCCGTCACCGCCACCGACGGGATTCTCAAAGTGAGTGTGGACAGCGATGCGGATGAGTTGTTCTTCCGGCTTCGCGAATAA
- a CDS encoding (2Fe-2S)-binding protein: MAKITILPANVSAEVADGENLIEAGEAAGVEMEAGCFNCSCGTCVVEVVSGMENINEPTPEELDVLDQWNKDPEKFRLTCCNRVLKGEVVLRAGH; encoded by the coding sequence ATGGCCAAAATCACCATTCTTCCTGCCAATGTCTCCGCCGAGGTGGCGGACGGCGAAAACCTGATCGAAGCCGGCGAGGCCGCCGGAGTGGAGATGGAGGCGGGTTGCTTCAACTGCTCCTGCGGCACCTGCGTGGTCGAAGTGGTCAGCGGCATGGAGAACATCAACGAACCAACCCCCGAGGAGCTCGACGTGCTCGACCAGTGGAACAAGGACCCGGAAAAGTTCCGCCTGACCTGCTGCAACCGGGTCCTGAAGGGCGAGGTGGTGCTCCGCGCCGGGCATTGA
- a CDS encoding ParB/RepB/Spo0J family partition protein translates to MSKPGLGRGLGALLSGSAAPASATREPTAPRPVQDPAAGPAVRRVPLGQIHPSPLQPRKDFPAAALQELADSIREQGIVQPLLVRAVNGAYELIAGERRWRAAQLAGLTDAPVLERQATDGEVLELALIENLQRENLNAIEEALGYQELATRFGLTQDDVARKVGRSRAAVANALRLLRLPAPVQEAVREGRLSVGHAKVILGLSDGVQQLTVAHRVEAEALTVRQTEEFVARMIAGPKTAASKAATTPPVRDPHVSDLENRLRERLGARVLLRYRAGRGAVEIRFTSDEDLTRILEALHVNVD, encoded by the coding sequence ATGTCGAAACCGGGTCTCGGGAGGGGATTGGGAGCGCTGCTGTCCGGCAGCGCCGCCCCGGCATCCGCCACCCGGGAACCCACGGCACCCCGGCCCGTCCAGGATCCCGCGGCAGGTCCCGCGGTCCGCCGGGTGCCCCTGGGCCAGATCCATCCCAGCCCCCTCCAGCCCCGCAAGGACTTTCCCGCCGCCGCCCTCCAGGAACTCGCGGACTCCATCCGGGAGCAGGGGATCGTGCAGCCGCTGCTGGTCCGGGCGGTGAACGGGGCCTATGAATTGATTGCCGGCGAACGTCGCTGGCGGGCGGCGCAACTTGCCGGACTGACCGACGCCCCGGTGCTCGAACGCCAGGCCACCGACGGCGAGGTGCTGGAACTCGCGCTGATCGAGAATCTCCAGCGCGAAAATCTCAACGCGATCGAGGAGGCTCTCGGATACCAGGAGCTGGCCACACGCTTCGGTCTGACCCAGGACGACGTCGCGCGAAAGGTCGGACGCTCCCGCGCCGCCGTGGCCAACGCCCTGAGGCTCCTGCGCCTTCCGGCGCCGGTCCAGGAGGCCGTGCGGGAGGGCCGGCTTTCCGTCGGGCATGCCAAGGTGATTCTGGGACTGTCGGACGGCGTCCAGCAGCTCACCGTGGCCCATCGGGTCGAGGCCGAAGCCCTGACCGTCCGGCAGACCGAGGAGTTCGTCGCGCGGATGATCGCCGGCCCGAAAACCGCGGCGTCGAAGGCGGCGACCACACCGCCGGTTCGCGACCCCCATGTTTCCGACCTGGAGAACCGCCTCCGGGAGCGCCTGGGCGCACGTGTCCTGCTCCGGTACCGGGCCGGGCGGGGTGCGGTGGAGATCCGCTTCACTTCCGACGAGGACCTGACCCGGATCTTGGAGGCCCTGCACGTGAATGTTGATTGA
- the def gene encoding peptide deformylase produces MFPVVHYGDPVLRRKGARIEAITPELQRLIAGMFETMREAHGIGLAAQQVGYALQVTVLDVRDIKQRPSQLWLDGQPADVEAFMPLVLINPVVTPAGPPERGAEGCLSFPEIYADIERPGVVDVSAQNERGEPFAFRAGGLLARAIQHEADHLNGILFIDRMDSETRSELKDELETLQAATRAARAAKPSP; encoded by the coding sequence ATGTTTCCAGTGGTTCATTACGGCGATCCTGTCCTGAGGCGCAAGGGCGCACGGATCGAGGCGATCACCCCGGAACTTCAACGGTTGATTGCCGGCATGTTCGAGACGATGAGGGAGGCCCACGGCATCGGCCTGGCCGCCCAGCAGGTCGGGTACGCCCTGCAGGTCACGGTGCTCGACGTGCGTGACATCAAGCAGCGTCCGTCCCAACTCTGGCTCGACGGCCAGCCGGCCGACGTCGAGGCCTTCATGCCGCTGGTGCTGATCAACCCGGTGGTCACCCCGGCCGGCCCTCCGGAGCGCGGCGCCGAGGGATGCCTGAGCTTCCCCGAGATCTACGCCGACATTGAGCGGCCGGGGGTGGTGGACGTGTCCGCACAGAACGAACGGGGCGAGCCGTTCGCCTTTCGGGCCGGCGGCCTGCTGGCGCGGGCGATCCAGCACGAGGCGGACCACCTCAATGGGATCCTGTTCATTGACCGCATGGACAGCGAAACCCGCTCCGAACTGAAGGACGAGCTCGAAACGCTTCAGGCGGCCACCCGCGCCGCGCGGGCGGCGAAGCCGTCACCCTGA
- a CDS encoding molybdenum cofactor biosysynthesis protein, which produces MPPPAPRILQIYVSPGHNFFGHHGLPPGTHPMLEVARVRCLEGRGLEGDRFLDFKPGYKGQVTFFAEESHKHLVRTLGPSDRSLSVYRRNVITRGLDLVALVGVAFELQGVRFEGTAQASPCAWMDLAFGPGACAALRGRGGLRARILSTGHLRTGPARFRPVPDVNRLGTDREQAGRQTA; this is translated from the coding sequence ATGCCGCCCCCTGCTCCACGCATCCTCCAGATCTACGTGTCGCCGGGACACAACTTCTTCGGACACCACGGCCTCCCGCCGGGGACCCACCCCATGCTGGAGGTCGCCCGGGTCCGGTGCCTGGAGGGCCGCGGATTGGAGGGCGACCGCTTCCTCGATTTCAAACCGGGCTACAAGGGCCAGGTGACCTTCTTCGCCGAGGAAAGCCACAAACACCTGGTCCGGACCCTGGGCCCCTCGGACCGCTCCCTGTCCGTCTATCGCCGCAATGTCATCACCCGGGGACTCGACCTCGTCGCGCTGGTGGGCGTTGCCTTCGAATTGCAGGGGGTGCGGTTCGAGGGGACCGCACAGGCCAGTCCCTGCGCATGGATGGACCTCGCGTTTGGGCCCGGGGCCTGTGCGGCGCTGCGGGGGCGCGGCGGTTTGAGGGCGCGGATTCTGTCCACGGGACACTTGCGCACCGGCCCGGCGCGGTTCCGTCCCGTCCCGGATGTGAACAGGCTGGGAACAGACCGCGAACAAGCCGGGCGACAGACGGCTTGA
- the dnaB gene encoding replicative DNA helicase codes for MAGGRDSAPVQDAPDGHGGSSATDLRKSRRTRPVAPPPGALDRLPPHSTEAEQGVLGCMFLDPAEAIGKCVEKLKSGSECFYDLRHRSLFEHLVGMYDARLAVDLITVQQRLKDLQQLEAVGGLAYLSGLMDAVPSAANLEYYLDIVLEKHLLRRMLQACSGVIGRVHEHEGDVDQLLDEVERDILRISEDREEGASRNIKDLVNSAITMIQDYHSNQGQLSGVASGFADLDKMTHGLHGGEMIVIAGRPSMGKTSLAMNIAEHVAVNTQLPVGVFSLEMTADSLVVRMLCSMARVNSRAVREGFLRERDFPRITAAAAKMAKAPLFIDDTPGLSILQLRARARRMWQQHGIRLFVIDYLQLLHSNSRKAQDNRQQEIADISSGVKALAKELKVPVIVLSQLNRELEKDKSRKPRLSDLRESGSIEQDADVVGLLYRPSSDDDEDREKDRVDPPDDGLDGLAVNLLIAKQRNGPTGDVELTFLKGITRYESKSKIAAEDAG; via the coding sequence ATGGCCGGAGGCCGGGACAGTGCTCCGGTGCAAGACGCTCCCGACGGCCATGGCGGCAGCTCCGCGACAGACCTCCGAAAATCCCGCCGGACCCGTCCCGTCGCCCCACCACCTGGCGCCCTGGACCGGCTGCCGCCGCACTCGACCGAGGCGGAGCAGGGGGTCCTGGGCTGCATGTTCCTCGATCCGGCCGAGGCGATCGGCAAGTGCGTGGAGAAGCTGAAGTCCGGGAGCGAGTGTTTCTACGACCTGCGCCACCGGAGCCTCTTCGAGCACCTCGTGGGCATGTACGACGCGCGTCTGGCGGTGGACCTGATCACCGTCCAGCAGCGCCTGAAGGACCTCCAGCAACTCGAGGCGGTCGGGGGCCTGGCCTACCTGTCGGGCCTCATGGACGCCGTCCCCAGCGCGGCCAACCTCGAGTACTACCTCGACATCGTGCTGGAGAAGCACCTGCTGCGCCGGATGCTGCAGGCCTGCAGCGGCGTGATCGGACGCGTCCACGAGCACGAGGGCGATGTGGACCAGCTGCTGGATGAAGTGGAGCGTGACATCCTGCGGATCAGCGAGGATCGCGAGGAGGGGGCCTCCCGGAACATCAAGGACCTGGTCAACAGTGCCATCACGATGATCCAGGATTATCACTCCAACCAGGGGCAGCTCAGCGGCGTGGCCTCGGGGTTTGCGGATCTCGACAAGATGACCCACGGGTTGCATGGCGGCGAGATGATCGTCATCGCGGGCCGGCCGAGCATGGGCAAGACCTCCCTCGCAATGAACATCGCCGAGCACGTCGCGGTGAACACCCAGCTCCCGGTGGGCGTGTTCAGCCTGGAGATGACGGCGGACTCGCTGGTGGTGCGCATGCTGTGCTCGATGGCGCGGGTCAACAGCCGGGCGGTCCGGGAGGGATTCCTGCGCGAACGCGACTTCCCGCGCATCACCGCGGCGGCCGCGAAGATGGCCAAGGCACCGCTGTTCATTGATGACACCCCGGGGCTGTCCATTCTCCAGCTCCGGGCGCGCGCCCGCCGCATGTGGCAACAGCACGGGATCCGGCTCTTCGTGATTGACTACCTCCAGCTGCTCCATTCGAACTCGCGGAAGGCCCAGGACAACCGCCAGCAGGAGATCGCCGACATTTCCAGCGGCGTGAAGGCGCTGGCGAAGGAGCTCAAGGTCCCGGTCATCGTGCTGTCCCAGCTCAACCGCGAGCTCGAAAAGGACAAGAGCCGCAAGCCGCGGCTTTCCGACCTGCGCGAATCCGGCTCCATCGAGCAGGACGCCGACGTTGTGGGCCTGCTGTACCGGCCCAGTTCGGACGACGACGAGGACCGGGAGAAGGACCGTGTGGATCCCCCGGACGACGGCCTCGATGGCCTCGCGGTCAACCTCCTGATTGCCAAGCAGCGGAACGGCCCCACGGGCGATGTGGAACTGACCTTCCTCAAGGGCATCACCCGGTACGAGTCGAAGTCAAAGATCGCCGCCGAAGATGCCGGGTAG
- the rarD gene encoding EamA family transporter RarD, which translates to MPDPHGRQARFGALAAGVCYFLWGLVPLYWKPLSGIHPVELIAHRHVWSLVLLLLILVGMERRLRPLREALRPDRSLALLFLSATLLTLNWTVYVWGVNRGQIVETSLGYFLVPLVNVAAGRFVLKEHLRPAQWTAIAIASIGVLLLIVQAGRPPWIALVIAGTWGGYSLLRKRSPIGAIPGLAVEMLLLAPLAIGFLLWQHHRGEGALGRVDFWTHVLVLSAGVVTAIPLLLFAYAARRIRLSTLGLLQYLAPTVQLIIGVWVYHEPFFRSRITGFAFIWAALALYTADNLLSQRRGSET; encoded by the coding sequence ATTCCTGATCCGCACGGCCGTCAGGCACGCTTCGGCGCGCTGGCCGCCGGAGTCTGCTATTTCCTGTGGGGCCTGGTGCCGCTGTATTGGAAGCCGCTCTCCGGGATCCACCCTGTGGAACTCATCGCCCATCGCCACGTCTGGTCGCTGGTCCTGCTGCTGTTGATCCTCGTGGGGATGGAAAGGCGGCTGCGTCCGCTCAGGGAGGCTCTTCGTCCGGATCGGTCGCTGGCCCTGCTTTTCCTGAGCGCCACGCTCCTGACGCTCAACTGGACGGTCTACGTGTGGGGCGTCAACCGGGGCCAGATCGTCGAGACCAGCCTCGGGTATTTCCTCGTGCCCCTGGTCAATGTTGCCGCCGGCCGGTTTGTGTTGAAGGAGCACCTGCGTCCGGCGCAATGGACGGCCATCGCCATCGCCTCGATCGGCGTCCTGCTGCTGATCGTCCAGGCGGGCAGGCCGCCGTGGATCGCCCTGGTCATCGCCGGCACCTGGGGCGGCTACAGCCTTCTGCGAAAGCGCTCCCCGATTGGGGCGATCCCGGGACTCGCCGTCGAGATGCTGCTGCTGGCGCCCCTGGCGATCGGGTTCCTGCTCTGGCAACACCACCGCGGTGAAGGGGCTCTCGGCCGCGTGGACTTCTGGACCCACGTGCTGGTCCTCAGCGCGGGAGTCGTTACGGCGATTCCGCTGCTGCTCTTCGCCTACGCCGCGCGCCGCATCCGCCTCTCGACCCTTGGCCTGCTCCAATACCTGGCACCCACCGTGCAACTCATCATTGGCGTCTGGGTGTACCACGAGCCGTTCTTCCGTTCCCGGATCACCGGCTTCGCGTTCATCTGGGCCGCGCTCGCCCTGTACACCGCGGACAACCTCCTGTCACAGCGCCGGGGATCGGAGACCTGA
- a CDS encoding metallophosphoesterase gives MTPVIPTPGNHEYYTLQGADPNVRVWDIRGRSNLVVTLHRTPLTSEAGATNGFRLAVTAADGRTASAELDAEDRLVAVDAGMDALTGYAPTNLLGCKLASFPLNDRPAVPPRRVLAPHWRPQFTLPGNGPAGLEESVYYLDYQGTRIVSLNSNELQESQVGWLREVLARNPHRWTIVTFHHPIFSPARNRDNPRLRALWKPVLDEFRVDLVLNGHDHTYARTGDLAGRAMVGTQNVPEGYRQAWDPDIGTVYVVSVSGPKMYAQEHTDWAVRRAEDTQLFQVITVDGDELRYQARTATGRLYDAFTLRKRPGLPNALLEVLPPENRREPAPAPVPE, from the coding sequence ATGACCCCCGTCATCCCCACCCCCGGAAACCACGAGTATTACACCCTCCAGGGTGCCGACCCCAACGTCCGGGTCTGGGACATCCGCGGCCGTTCCAATCTGGTGGTCACCCTCCACCGCACCCCGCTGACCAGTGAGGCCGGGGCCACCAACGGTTTCCGCCTCGCGGTCACCGCCGCCGACGGTCGAACCGCCTCCGCCGAACTCGACGCCGAGGACCGCCTCGTCGCCGTGGATGCCGGCATGGACGCCCTTACCGGATATGCGCCGACCAATCTCCTCGGCTGCAAGCTCGCGTCGTTCCCCCTCAATGATCGCCCCGCCGTCCCGCCCCGGCGTGTCCTCGCCCCCCACTGGCGCCCGCAGTTCACCCTGCCCGGCAACGGACCCGCTGGCCTCGAGGAATCCGTCTACTACCTCGACTACCAGGGAACACGGATCGTCTCCCTCAACTCCAACGAACTTCAGGAATCCCAGGTCGGCTGGCTGCGCGAGGTCCTCGCGCGCAATCCCCATCGCTGGACCATTGTGACCTTCCATCACCCCATTTTTTCGCCCGCCCGCAATCGCGACAATCCCCGCCTCCGCGCCCTCTGGAAGCCGGTCCTCGACGAGTTCCGTGTGGATCTCGTCCTCAACGGCCACGACCACACCTATGCCCGCACCGGTGATCTCGCCGGTCGCGCCATGGTCGGCACCCAAAACGTCCCCGAGGGTTACCGCCAGGCCTGGGATCCCGACATCGGCACCGTCTACGTCGTCTCCGTCAGCGGCCCAAAAATGTACGCCCAGGAGCACACCGATTGGGCCGTGCGCCGTGCCGAGGACACCCAGCTGTTCCAGGTCATCACCGTGGACGGCGACGAACTCCGCTACCAGGCCCGCACGGCCACCGGCCGCCTCTACGATGCGTTCACCCTCCGCAAACGACCCGGCCTCCCGAATGCCCTGCTTGAAGTCCTGCCCCCGGAAAACCGCCGCGAACCCGCCCCCGCCCCCGTCCCCGAGTAG
- a CDS encoding metallophosphoesterase: protein MIEVPLIDRSMHANHDSGIRLNRRDFLRTAGGTATALALGRTQAFAQSLPAGPGVIRFAVIGDFGQTFADQTFPLDHVAAMIRSWNPDFVVSVGDNNYQLGLAATADVNIGKNFSAFIYPKSTEIPVEYPHPPGAPLYNRFIPCLGNHDYGDVQNTHIPTTANVALSQPYLDYFRRALREGLSAAPNTTVAFADHAVGQTYKQGFFTGEVEDYAPFSEAQNLRFFDVRLGTASGPGSVHLFVFDSNPTTPYGRFHQNRPVPNRDGSDSPYTEIATQGAWLQRRLASSTARWKIVIFHDPPYNSAAGAENAAYQYTYMRWPFQAWGATAVISGHVHNYERLEMPDADADGQPLHGQPTIPYFVNGAGGFIPEQGFDPSFVIRGSKVRVSQYGAQLVTADDNSINFLFFDLDGVLRDVKTIYASPQTGASQVEFSGREFPVNAAPGTVQIPVTRLGDASQPLSVDFATVDGTALAGVNYVATSGTLHFAAHEREKTIPVTIEPPPVFGPGVVPWESLIFSVTLTSPTPGILGFFSLASVILVNTVNTPLTDQGLFIVQTFRDLFQVDPTPAELAAAGAAIGAEDLALARAKWIYQLLISNDATEPVFRVAQIYAPFILSVIAVIENRAIPPSFADLQDGIHLYLEAADTDDALTKVSTAFNQNLLEVFNDKVPGFATDNTLFIQTIYLAAIARSSSEFSQANLSSAANQADLRYWLPLLESGTPAELAARRNLMLGRISTQRFDPPPAAGMTPFDLTAKNKNAVRVSMVLAGLLRQQLTYPDLFNGYLFPVDQGGETILIDHIYNIIQSADYAARFRVTSYEGFIDSVKGGLPPDDRLPGADPEGDGLTNFEEYSFALADGPSATSPVTGIEIENSDGQTYALFSYRQAANVKRVEFVVLTSNDLKTWSVASNAVASGGVDMGTYIKRRVRIGVPASTDRLFIRLVVRPRS, encoded by the coding sequence ATGATTGAGGTGCCATTGATTGACCGGTCCATGCACGCGAATCATGACTCGGGCATCCGATTGAATCGGCGGGATTTTCTCCGCACGGCCGGGGGGACAGCGACCGCGTTGGCGCTCGGGCGGACGCAGGCATTTGCGCAATCCTTGCCCGCCGGGCCGGGCGTGATCCGGTTTGCCGTGATCGGGGACTTCGGTCAGACCTTCGCCGACCAGACGTTTCCGCTCGACCACGTGGCAGCGATGATCCGGAGTTGGAACCCGGACTTTGTGGTTTCGGTCGGGGACAACAACTACCAGCTCGGCCTTGCCGCGACGGCCGATGTGAACATCGGGAAGAATTTCTCGGCGTTCATCTATCCCAAGTCCACCGAGATCCCTGTCGAATACCCGCATCCGCCCGGCGCTCCCCTCTACAACCGGTTCATCCCATGCCTGGGGAATCACGATTACGGGGACGTGCAGAACACGCACATCCCCACGACGGCGAACGTGGCCCTGAGCCAGCCGTATCTCGACTACTTCCGGCGGGCCCTCCGCGAGGGATTGTCCGCTGCGCCGAATACCACGGTCGCCTTCGCGGACCACGCGGTGGGGCAGACCTACAAGCAAGGCTTCTTCACCGGAGAGGTCGAGGATTATGCACCGTTCAGCGAGGCGCAGAATTTGCGGTTTTTCGACGTGCGGCTGGGCACCGCCTCCGGTCCGGGTTCGGTGCACCTCTTCGTTTTCGACAGCAATCCCACCACGCCCTATGGGCGGTTCCACCAGAACCGGCCCGTGCCCAACCGCGACGGCTCGGACAGTCCCTACACCGAGATCGCAACCCAGGGGGCGTGGCTGCAGCGGCGGCTCGCGTCCAGCACCGCACGCTGGAAGATCGTCATCTTCCATGATCCGCCCTACAACTCCGCCGCCGGTGCTGAGAACGCCGCCTACCAATACACCTACATGCGCTGGCCGTTCCAAGCCTGGGGCGCAACGGCGGTCATCAGCGGACACGTGCACAACTACGAGCGTCTGGAAATGCCTGACGCGGACGCCGACGGCCAGCCGCTCCACGGTCAACCGACGATCCCGTATTTCGTCAATGGAGCCGGCGGATTCATCCCGGAGCAGGGGTTCGACCCCTCCTTTGTCATTCGCGGCAGCAAGGTGCGCGTTTCCCAGTACGGCGCGCAGCTCGTCACAGCGGACGACAATTCGATCAACTTCCTCTTTTTTGACCTTGATGGCGTGCTGCGGGATGTGAAGACGATTTATGCAAGTCCGCAGACCGGTGCTTCGCAGGTGGAATTCAGTGGCCGGGAATTCCCGGTCAACGCCGCGCCCGGAACGGTGCAGATTCCTGTCACGCGCCTGGGCGATGCGAGCCAGCCGCTCTCGGTGGATTTTGCCACCGTGGACGGGACGGCCCTCGCGGGGGTCAACTATGTCGCAACCTCGGGCACGCTGCACTTTGCGGCCCACGAGAGGGAGAAGACGATCCCGGTCACCATTGAGCCGCCGCCAGTATTCGGTCCGGGCGTCGTGCCCTGGGAGTCGCTCATCTTCTCCGTCACCCTCACTTCGCCCACCCCGGGCATCCTGGGGTTTTTCAGCCTGGCCTCGGTGATCCTGGTCAACACCGTCAATACGCCGCTCACAGACCAGGGCCTCTTCATCGTCCAAACCTTTCGCGACCTCTTTCAGGTTGATCCCACGCCGGCGGAACTCGCTGCGGCCGGGGCTGCCATCGGTGCCGAGGATCTTGCGTTGGCCCGCGCCAAGTGGATTTACCAGCTGCTGATTTCCAACGATGCGACGGAGCCGGTCTTCCGCGTCGCGCAGATCTACGCGCCGTTCATCCTGTCGGTGATCGCCGTCATTGAGAATCGTGCGATCCCGCCAAGCTTCGCGGACCTGCAGGACGGCATCCACCTCTACCTCGAAGCGGCGGACACCGACGACGCATTGACCAAGGTCAGCACAGCGTTCAACCAGAACCTGCTCGAAGTCTTCAACGACAAGGTTCCCGGTTTCGCCACGGACAACACGTTGTTCATCCAAACGATCTACCTGGCCGCCATAGCAAGGTCCTCGTCCGAGTTTTCGCAGGCGAACCTTTCGTCGGCCGCCAACCAGGCCGATCTCCGGTACTGGCTGCCGCTGTTGGAATCCGGCACGCCTGCCGAACTTGCCGCCCGGCGGAATCTCATGCTCGGGAGGATCTCGACGCAGCGTTTCGATCCGCCGCCGGCAGCGGGCATGACGCCTTTCGACCTGACCGCGAAGAACAAGAACGCGGTGCGGGTCTCCATGGTGCTCGCCGGGCTGCTGCGGCAGCAGTTGACCTATCCCGACTTATTCAACGGCTACCTCTTTCCCGTGGATCAGGGCGGAGAAACCATCCTCATTGACCACATTTACAACATCATCCAATCAGCCGACTACGCTGCGCGCTTTCGCGTCACCTCCTATGAGGGCTTCATTGACTCGGTGAAAGGCGGTCTCCCCCCCGACGACAGGCTTCCCGGTGCCGATCCCGAAGGCGACGGCCTCACCAACTTCGAGGAATATTCCTTCGCCCTCGCGGACGGGCCGTCGGCAACCTCCCCGGTCACCGGGATCGAAATCGAGAACTCCGACGGCCAGACTTATGCGCTGTTTTCCTACCGCCAGGCGGCGAATGTAAAGCGAGTCGAATTCGTGGTCCTCACCTCCAACGATCTAAAGACCTGGTCCGTGGCCTCGAACGCGGTGGCCTCGGGCGGTGTGGACATGGGAACCTACATCAAGAGGCGCGTCAGGATCGGCGTTCCCGCATCCACGGACCGGCTGTTCATACGCCTCGTCGTCCGTCCCCGATCCTGA